Proteins from a genomic interval of Caulobacter sp. SL161:
- a CDS encoding SixA phosphatase family protein has translation MNMIRRLTALTLSLMLAGGPALAQTIVIVRHGEKVSPNGDPDLSDAGKARAQALAAALAGARVSTVLATPLKRTQQTAQPTADAGGLVIRTIALDGGVPAHAQRVAEVARQAPKDTTVLIVGHSNTVSEIARALGDAAPSPVTDCDYDQMTIISLDAPTARTLHARYGAPTQPCPTN, from the coding sequence ATGAACATGATCCGTCGACTGACTGCTCTGACCCTGTCGCTGATGCTGGCCGGCGGCCCGGCCCTGGCGCAGACCATCGTCATCGTACGCCATGGCGAGAAGGTCTCGCCCAACGGCGATCCGGACCTTTCTGACGCCGGCAAGGCGCGAGCGCAGGCCCTGGCCGCCGCGCTGGCCGGCGCCAGGGTCTCGACGGTCCTGGCGACGCCCCTCAAGCGCACGCAACAGACCGCTCAGCCCACCGCCGACGCCGGCGGCCTGGTGATCCGGACGATCGCGCTGGATGGCGGTGTTCCCGCCCATGCCCAGCGCGTGGCTGAAGTCGCTCGACAAGCCCCGAAGGACACCACCGTACTCATCGTCGGCCACAGCAATACTGTCAGCGAGATCGCCCGCGCTCTGGGTGACGCCGCTCCGAGCCCGGTCACCGATTGCGACTATGATCAGATGACGATCATCAGTCTCGATGCGCCCACGGCGCGTACGCTCCATGCCCGCTACGGGGCGCCGACCCAGCCGTGTCCCACCAACTGA
- a CDS encoding tRNA (cytidine(34)-2'-O)-methyltransferase, which translates to MRIALFQPGIPQNVGACIRLTACFGLGLDVIEPCSFPLNDKSLKRAALDYGPLSHLTRHDSWETFLKAPERVDGRLLLFTTKGATPFHRFSFEPGDTLLFGNESRGAPEEVHAAAHGRIVIPIRPEARSMNLATTAAMALGEALRQTGGFPELG; encoded by the coding sequence ATGCGCATCGCACTTTTTCAACCAGGCATTCCCCAAAACGTAGGGGCCTGCATCCGACTGACAGCCTGTTTCGGCTTGGGGTTAGACGTGATCGAGCCCTGCAGTTTTCCCTTGAACGACAAGAGCTTGAAGCGCGCCGCATTGGACTATGGCCCTTTGTCGCACCTGACCCGCCACGACAGCTGGGAGACATTCCTTAAGGCGCCGGAACGCGTTGACGGGCGACTTCTGCTGTTCACGACCAAGGGCGCGACTCCGTTCCACCGGTTTTCGTTCGAACCCGGAGATACGCTGCTGTTCGGCAACGAGAGTCGCGGTGCGCCGGAAGAGGTTCACGCTGCGGCGCATGGCCGAATCGTCATTCCGATCCGCCCCGAGGCGCGCTCGATGAATCTGGCGACGACCGCCGCCATGGCGCTGGGCGAGGCCCTGCGCCAGACGGGCGGCTTCCCCGAGCTGGGTTAG
- the petA gene encoding ubiquinol-cytochrome c reductase iron-sulfur subunit: MADTAVGATTEPEHGGDPSRRDFIHIAAIAAAAGGAATLAWPFIDQMNPSADTLAMASTEFDLTKVPEGQQVTLKWRGKPLFVRNRTKGEIDKAVADDAVSMKDPQKDADRVKPGKAQWLVLIGSCTHLGCVPTFGGGDFGGWFCPCHGSHYDTSGRIRKGPAPTNLVVPEYAFLSDTKVKIG; this comes from the coding sequence GTGGCCGACACCGCCGTGGGCGCAACGACCGAGCCGGAACACGGGGGCGATCCCTCCCGGCGCGACTTCATTCATATCGCCGCGATCGCCGCCGCTGCTGGCGGCGCGGCGACTCTGGCGTGGCCGTTCATCGACCAGATGAACCCGTCGGCGGATACGCTGGCCATGGCCTCGACCGAGTTCGACCTGACCAAGGTGCCGGAAGGCCAGCAGGTCACGCTGAAGTGGCGCGGCAAGCCGCTCTTCGTGCGCAATCGCACCAAGGGCGAGATCGACAAGGCCGTCGCGGACGACGCCGTGTCGATGAAGGACCCGCAAAAGGACGCCGACCGCGTGAAGCCGGGCAAGGCTCAGTGGCTGGTGCTGATCGGCTCGTGCACGCACTTGGGCTGCGTGCCGACGTTCGGCGGCGGCGACTTTGGCGGCTGGTTCTGCCCCTGCCACGGCTCGCACTACGACACCTCGGGTCGTATCCGTAAGGGCCCCGCGCCCACGAACCTGGTGGTTCCGGAATACGCCTTCCTCTCCGACACCAAGGTCAAGATCGGCTAA
- a CDS encoding ArnT family glycosyltransferase encodes MTLESRLDAWSRGWRSPLFAALVALIAGLPGLFAMPPLDRDESRFAQATSQMLETGDYVVIKFQDQPRFKKPVGIHWMQALSVTALSDAEARQIWAYRIPSLLGAMLAAAACAWGAAALFDARTGLLAGSILGATFLLSSEAFIAKTDAALCGATTLAMAALARIYMAHLKDEPSSKWTKFAFWLGLALAALIKGPVGLLVALFALLMLAIWDRKAGWMKDLGWTWGLILFAAITLPWAMMITVATDGAFWGAAVGADLAPKLAGGQEGHSGPFGYHTLLAPLLSFPATLLLPAALVVGWSQRNESGVRFALCWLIPTWLMFELLPTKLVHYELPAYGALAMLMAAAVRGPIGARSRWIGGGLSVLMGAVLAAVAIYGQTAFGGAGDLVWTIIAAGLAFGAGLVGAVLLLRRQSMRALVFAGALGVGAHIALTAGLIPRLEPLFLSKDLAKALDSARLSPRSGAPGPVAVTGYAEPSMIFQLGTTTELTDGAGAAQAVAEGRPAIVEAREEKPFQAALAKLGLTAKPAAVVEGLNYSDGDEERLTIYRGEPIAPQEAQP; translated from the coding sequence ATGACGCTTGAATCTCGCCTCGACGCCTGGAGCCGGGGGTGGCGCTCGCCGCTGTTCGCTGCGCTGGTCGCCCTGATCGCCGGCCTGCCCGGCCTGTTCGCCATGCCGCCGCTGGACCGCGACGAGTCGCGCTTCGCCCAGGCCACCTCGCAGATGCTCGAGACGGGCGACTATGTGGTCATCAAGTTCCAGGACCAGCCGCGCTTCAAGAAGCCGGTCGGCATACACTGGATGCAGGCGCTGAGCGTCACGGCGCTGTCCGACGCCGAGGCGCGCCAGATCTGGGCCTACCGCATTCCTTCCCTGCTGGGGGCCATGCTGGCGGCGGCGGCCTGCGCCTGGGGCGCGGCGGCGCTGTTCGACGCCCGCACCGGCCTGCTGGCGGGGTCGATCCTGGGGGCGACCTTCCTGCTGTCGTCCGAAGCCTTCATCGCCAAGACCGACGCCGCTCTCTGCGGCGCGACCACCCTGGCCATGGCGGCGCTGGCGCGGATCTACATGGCCCACCTCAAGGACGAGCCCTCCAGCAAATGGACCAAGTTCGCCTTCTGGCTGGGCCTGGCGCTGGCGGCCCTGATCAAGGGGCCGGTCGGCCTGCTGGTCGCCCTCTTCGCGCTGCTCATGCTGGCGATCTGGGACCGCAAGGCCGGCTGGATGAAGGACCTGGGCTGGACCTGGGGCCTGATCCTGTTCGCCGCCATCACCCTGCCCTGGGCGATGATGATCACCGTCGCCACCGACGGCGCCTTCTGGGGCGCGGCGGTCGGCGCGGACCTGGCGCCTAAGCTGGCCGGCGGTCAGGAAGGCCACTCGGGCCCCTTCGGCTACCATACCCTGCTCGCCCCCCTGCTGTCGTTCCCCGCGACCCTGCTCTTGCCGGCCGCTCTGGTCGTGGGCTGGTCGCAACGCAACGAATCGGGCGTGCGCTTCGCCCTCTGCTGGCTGATCCCGACCTGGCTGATGTTCGAGCTGCTGCCGACCAAGCTGGTCCACTACGAACTGCCGGCCTATGGAGCGCTGGCCATGCTGATGGCCGCCGCCGTACGTGGACCGATCGGCGCGCGGTCGCGCTGGATCGGCGGCGGGCTGTCGGTCCTGATGGGCGCGGTGCTGGCGGCCGTGGCGATCTATGGCCAGACGGCGTTCGGCGGCGCCGGCGATCTGGTCTGGACGATCATCGCCGCCGGTCTGGCCTTCGGAGCCGGGCTCGTCGGCGCGGTGCTGCTGCTGCGGCGGCAGTCGATGCGGGCCCTGGTGTTCGCCGGGGCGCTGGGCGTTGGGGCGCATATCGCGTTGACCGCCGGCCTGATACCGCGGCTGGAGCCCTTGTTCCTGTCCAAGGACCTCGCCAAGGCGCTGGACTCCGCCCGCCTCTCCCCCCGTTCAGGCGCGCCAGGTCCGGTGGCGGTCACCGGCTACGCCGAACCCAGCATGATCTTCCAGCTGGGGACGACCACGGAGCTGACGGACGGCGCCGGGGCGGCCCAGGCGGTCGCCGAAGGCCGGCCTGCCATCGTCGAGGCGCGGGAGGAAAAACCCTTCCAGGCCGCCTTGGCCAAGCTCGGCTTGACCGCCAAGCCTGCCGCCGTGGTCGAAGGCTTGAACTATTCCGATGGCGACGAAGAGCGCCTGACGATCTATCGCGGCGAACCCATCGCCCCCCAGGAGGCCCAGCCATGA
- a CDS encoding glycosyltransferase family 2 protein: protein MNAARASAPDFSVVVPVFDEGEAAPKLAREIAVAFAGENYEMIFVDDASRDDTKARLIALKAEIPQLRVLGHRKNSGQSRAVRSGILAARGGIIVTLDGDGQNDPADAPRLAKTLAAGPETLALVGGERVKRQDSSAKRFASKVGNGVRKRLLKDTANDTGCGLKAFRREAFLRLPYFDHIHRYIPALMMREGYEVAFQPVNHRHRETGVSKYTNLGRLKASISDLLGVMWLQSRARNPQGVDEV from the coding sequence ATGAACGCCGCCCGCGCCTCCGCCCCCGATTTTTCCGTCGTCGTGCCCGTCTTTGACGAGGGCGAGGCCGCGCCCAAGCTTGCCCGCGAGATCGCGGTCGCCTTCGCGGGCGAGAATTACGAGATGATTTTCGTCGACGACGCCAGCCGCGACGACACCAAGGCGCGGCTGATCGCCTTGAAGGCCGAGATCCCGCAGCTTCGCGTGCTGGGCCATCGCAAGAACTCCGGCCAGAGCCGCGCCGTGCGCAGCGGCATCCTGGCGGCGCGGGGCGGGATCATCGTGACCCTGGACGGCGATGGCCAGAACGATCCTGCCGACGCGCCCCGTCTGGCCAAGACCCTTGCGGCCGGCCCCGAGACCCTGGCCCTGGTCGGCGGCGAGCGGGTCAAGCGCCAGGACAGCAGCGCCAAGCGTTTCGCCTCGAAGGTCGGCAATGGCGTGCGCAAGCGGCTGTTGAAGGATACGGCCAACGACACCGGCTGCGGCCTTAAGGCTTTCCGTCGTGAGGCGTTCCTGCGCCTGCCGTACTTTGATCACATCCACCGCTACATCCCGGCCCTGATGATGCGCGAGGGCTATGAGGTCGCGTTCCAGCCGGTCAATCACCGTCACCGCGAGACCGGCGTGTCGAAGTACACCAACCTTGGCCGCCTGAAGGCGTCGATCTCTGACCTGCTGGGCGTGATGTGGCTGCAATCGCGGGCGCGCAATCCGCAGGGCGTCGACGAGGTCTAG
- a CDS encoding dienelactone hydrolase family protein — MAEIITLTAAHDGFAFTALHAQPEGARKGGVIVIQEIFGLDQYVHEDVARWAARGFEVIAPSMFDRQEKGFTALHDPAGFENGVKHAMANGPDNAMGDIQACVDFLKDRGPVFVVGYCYGGTMTWLAASRCEGIAAGSSYYGGQVAGMAKFALKAPVIVHLGRKDPHIPADDVKAAIHAAHPEVQVHIYEASGHGFNNDGRPDSDLADAELARQRTVDFFAAHGAA, encoded by the coding sequence GTGGCCGAGATCATCACCCTGACCGCCGCGCATGACGGCTTTGCGTTCACCGCCCTGCATGCCCAGCCGGAAGGCGCTCGGAAGGGCGGCGTCATCGTCATCCAGGAGATCTTCGGCCTGGACCAGTACGTCCACGAGGACGTCGCCCGGTGGGCGGCGCGCGGCTTCGAGGTGATCGCGCCGTCGATGTTCGACCGGCAGGAGAAGGGCTTCACAGCGCTTCACGATCCGGCGGGCTTCGAGAACGGCGTCAAGCACGCCATGGCAAACGGCCCCGACAACGCCATGGGCGACATCCAGGCCTGCGTCGATTTCCTCAAGGATCGGGGACCGGTCTTCGTGGTCGGCTACTGCTACGGCGGGACCATGACCTGGCTGGCGGCGTCTCGCTGCGAGGGGATCGCGGCGGGCTCCAGCTACTACGGCGGCCAGGTCGCCGGCATGGCCAAGTTCGCGCTCAAGGCGCCGGTGATCGTCCATCTCGGACGCAAGGACCCCCACATCCCCGCCGACGACGTCAAGGCGGCCATCCACGCCGCCCACCCCGAGGTCCAGGTCCACATCTACGAAGCCAGCGGCCACGGCTTCAATAACGACGGGCGGCCGGACTCCGACCTCGCCGACGCCGAGCTGGCCCGTCAGCGGACCGTGGACTTCTTCGCCGCGCACGGGGCGGCCTGA
- the ychF gene encoding redox-regulated ATPase YchF, whose amino-acid sequence MALKVAIVGLPNVGKSTLFNALTQTASAQAANYPFCTIEPNTGDVAVPEPRLNALAKIAGSKEIIPARINFVDVAGLVRGASKGEGLGNQFLANIRDCDAVAFVARCFEDSDITHVEGRIDPISDLEIIEMELMLADLESLEKRLPNVEKRAKSGGDKDMIQTLRLINLALEQLRAGRPARAAQIDKEDAKAWAMLQLLTSLPALYVCNVEEASADKGNKFSDLVAERAARDNAKSVVISAQIESEIALLDEEERAEFLETLGLAEPGLNRLIREAYSLLGLQTYFTVGPKEARAWTIPVGATGPQAAGVIHTDFEKGFIRAETIAFDDYVKLGGENGAKEAGKMRSEGKEYVVKDGDVMHFRFNV is encoded by the coding sequence ATGGCCCTGAAAGTCGCCATCGTCGGCCTGCCCAATGTCGGCAAGTCCACCCTGTTCAACGCCCTGACCCAGACGGCGTCGGCCCAGGCCGCCAACTATCCGTTCTGCACGATCGAACCCAACACCGGCGACGTGGCCGTGCCCGAGCCGCGCCTGAACGCCCTGGCCAAGATCGCCGGCTCCAAGGAAATTATCCCGGCCCGGATCAACTTCGTCGACGTCGCGGGCCTGGTGCGGGGTGCGTCCAAGGGCGAAGGCCTGGGCAACCAGTTCCTGGCCAACATCCGCGACTGCGACGCCGTGGCCTTCGTGGCCCGCTGCTTCGAGGACAGCGACATCACCCACGTCGAGGGCCGTATCGACCCGATCAGCGATCTTGAGATCATCGAGATGGAGCTGATGCTGGCCGACCTGGAGAGCCTGGAAAAGCGTCTGCCCAACGTCGAGAAGCGCGCCAAGAGCGGCGGCGACAAGGACATGATCCAGACCCTGCGCCTGATCAATCTGGCGCTGGAGCAGCTGCGCGCCGGCCGTCCGGCCCGCGCCGCCCAGATCGACAAGGAAGACGCCAAGGCCTGGGCCATGCTGCAGCTGCTGACCTCGCTGCCGGCCCTCTATGTCTGCAACGTCGAGGAAGCCAGCGCCGACAAGGGCAACAAGTTCTCGGACCTGGTGGCCGAACGCGCCGCCCGCGACAACGCCAAGAGCGTGGTCATCTCGGCCCAGATCGAGAGCGAGATCGCTCTCCTGGACGAGGAAGAGCGCGCCGAGTTCCTCGAGACCCTGGGCCTGGCCGAGCCGGGCCTAAACCGCCTGATCCGCGAAGCCTACAGCCTGCTGGGCCTGCAGACCTACTTCACCGTGGGCCCCAAGGAAGCGCGCGCCTGGACCATCCCCGTGGGGGCCACCGGCCCGCAGGCCGCCGGGGTGATCCACACCGACTTCGAGAAGGGCTTCATCCGCGCCGAGACGATCGCCTTCGACGACTACGTCAAGCTGGGCGGCGAGAACGGCGCCAAGGAAGCCGGCAAGATGCGGTCGGAAGGCAAGGAATACGTCGTCAAGGACGGCGACGTGATGCACTTCCGCTTCAACGTCTAA
- a CDS encoding pirin family protein, with the protein MPVRPVLKTVKGQPTSDGAGVRLTRMLGTPEAQMFDPFLMLDCFDNAEASDYMGGFPDHPHRGFETVTYMLEGRMRHKDNTGREGVIGPGGIQWMRAGKGIVHSEMPEQADGRMRGFQLWVNLPAKLKMSAPGYQEFETDSIPVEARDGGVSVKVISGATEAGTAGPIGGGAVDALYFDVVLPAGAVFEEPVGDDRNAMLAVYEGKVRVAHDTVDALSGVFLGRGDTVRVEAVTDARVLLLAGRPIGEPVFWHGPFVMDTREGLMQAFDDFQRGRF; encoded by the coding sequence ATGCCCGTCCGTCCCGTTCTGAAGACCGTCAAGGGTCAGCCCACCTCCGACGGCGCCGGGGTGCGTCTGACGCGGATGCTGGGCACGCCGGAAGCCCAGATGTTCGACCCGTTCCTGATGCTGGACTGTTTCGACAATGCAGAGGCGTCCGACTACATGGGCGGCTTTCCCGACCACCCGCATCGCGGCTTCGAGACCGTGACCTACATGCTGGAAGGCCGGATGCGTCACAAGGACAACACCGGCCGCGAGGGCGTGATCGGGCCGGGCGGCATCCAGTGGATGCGGGCGGGCAAGGGCATCGTCCACTCCGAAATGCCCGAGCAGGCGGACGGTCGCATGCGCGGCTTCCAGCTGTGGGTGAACCTGCCGGCCAAGCTCAAGATGAGCGCGCCCGGCTACCAGGAATTCGAGACCGACAGCATCCCGGTCGAGGCCCGCGACGGCGGCGTCTCGGTCAAGGTGATCTCGGGCGCGACCGAGGCCGGCACGGCCGGGCCGATCGGCGGGGGCGCGGTGGACGCCCTCTATTTCGACGTCGTGCTGCCGGCCGGGGCCGTGTTCGAGGAGCCGGTCGGCGACGACCGCAACGCCATGCTCGCCGTCTACGAAGGCAAGGTCCGCGTCGCCCATGACACGGTGGACGCTCTGTCGGGCGTCTTCCTGGGGCGCGGCGACACCGTCCGTGTCGAAGCCGTCACCGACGCCCGCGTCCTTCTGCTGGCCGGCCGTCCGATCGGCGAGCCGGTTTTTTGGCACGGGCCCTTTGTGATGGATACGCGCGAGGGGCTGATGCAGGCGTTCGATGATTTTCAGCGTGGACGCTTCTGA
- a CDS encoding dienelactone hydrolase family protein: MGERIALATHEGAPLAAYHAPPLEARRGGIVMLHAIWGVTPHLRQLSDSLAEQGYEVMLPSLMDAADAAFPVEDTTPSILDARMAMGARTGWGASTLPRVQACIDALNGPVYAMGFCYGGTTAWLAACRCEGLTAVSAFYGGDIAAYRDETPKVPTILHFGKTDTMIPLSDVDAVRDRHPDLPVYLYDAGHAFVAPSGHHPDSARLALLRTLQLFQRSSGTRAEA; this comes from the coding sequence ATGGGCGAGCGGATCGCGCTCGCGACCCACGAAGGCGCGCCCCTGGCCGCCTATCATGCGCCGCCCCTGGAGGCGCGGCGGGGCGGGATCGTCATGCTGCACGCGATCTGGGGCGTCACACCGCATCTGCGTCAGCTTTCCGACAGCCTGGCCGAGCAGGGCTATGAGGTGATGCTCCCCAGCCTGATGGATGCGGCGGACGCAGCGTTTCCGGTCGAGGACACCACGCCTTCGATCCTCGACGCCCGCATGGCCATGGGGGCGCGGACGGGTTGGGGCGCCAGCACCCTGCCCCGCGTGCAGGCCTGTATCGACGCCCTGAACGGGCCCGTCTACGCCATGGGCTTCTGTTATGGGGGCACGACGGCCTGGCTGGCCGCCTGTCGCTGCGAGGGGCTGACGGCCGTCTCCGCCTTCTATGGCGGCGATATCGCGGCCTATCGCGACGAGACGCCAAAGGTCCCCACCATCCTGCACTTCGGCAAGACCGACACGATGATCCCTTTGTCTGACGTTGACGCCGTCCGGGATCGCCATCCCGACCTGCCGGTGTATCTGTACGACGCCGGCCACGCCTTCGTGGCGCCAAGCGGTCATCATCCCGACAGCGCGCGCCTAGCGCTCTTGCGCACGCTGCAACTGTTCCAGCGGTCCAGCGGAACCCGCGCCGAGGCATGA
- a CDS encoding cytochrome b, translating to MSGHSTYQPKTGFERWLDARLPIIRLGYDSFVDYPTPRNLNYWWTFGGILSLCLASQLITGIILVMHYTPSASGAFASVEHIMRDVNYGWLIRYMHSNGASMFFIAVYIHMMRGLYYGSYKAPREVLWLLGCVIYLLMMATAFMGYVLPWGQMSFHGAVVITNLFGALPIVGESITTWLWGGFAVDNATLNRFFSLHYLLPFMIAGVVILHIWALHVVGQNNPTGVEPKSKADTVPFTPYATVKDGFAMSVFMILFAFFVFFMPNALGHPDNYIEANPLVTPAHIVPEWYFLPFYAILRAVPDKLMGVLAMFGAIACLFALPWLDTSKVRSMRYRPTAKVYFMIFVVACCILGLCGAKLPDDKVIPHLTTFKLIDADLNSFVWLSRVASLYYFAFFLVILPILGLKEKPLPVPESIASPALTEKKG from the coding sequence ATGAGCGGACATTCGACCTACCAACCCAAGACCGGTTTCGAGCGCTGGCTCGACGCCCGTCTGCCGATTATCCGCCTGGGCTACGACTCTTTCGTCGATTACCCCACCCCGCGGAACCTGAACTACTGGTGGACCTTCGGCGGCATCCTGTCGCTGTGCCTGGCCTCGCAGCTGATCACCGGCATCATCCTGGTGATGCACTACACGCCCAGCGCCTCGGGCGCGTTCGCGTCGGTCGAGCACATCATGCGCGACGTGAACTACGGCTGGCTGATCCGCTACATGCACTCCAACGGCGCGTCGATGTTCTTCATCGCCGTCTACATCCACATGATGCGCGGCCTCTACTACGGTTCCTACAAGGCGCCGCGTGAAGTGCTGTGGCTGCTGGGCTGCGTGATCTACCTGCTGATGATGGCCACGGCCTTCATGGGCTACGTCCTGCCCTGGGGTCAGATGTCGTTCCACGGCGCCGTCGTGATCACCAACCTGTTCGGCGCCCTGCCGATCGTCGGCGAGAGCATCACCACCTGGCTGTGGGGCGGCTTCGCGGTCGATAACGCCACGCTGAACCGCTTCTTCTCGCTGCACTACCTGCTGCCCTTTATGATCGCGGGCGTCGTGATCCTGCACATCTGGGCGCTGCACGTGGTGGGTCAGAACAACCCGACCGGCGTCGAGCCGAAGTCGAAGGCCGACACCGTGCCCTTCACGCCGTACGCGACGGTGAAGGACGGGTTCGCGATGAGCGTCTTCATGATCCTCTTCGCTTTCTTCGTCTTCTTCATGCCCAACGCCCTGGGCCACCCCGACAACTACATCGAGGCCAACCCGCTGGTGACGCCGGCGCACATCGTTCCGGAATGGTACTTCCTGCCGTTCTACGCGATCCTGCGCGCCGTGCCGGACAAGCTGATGGGCGTGCTGGCCATGTTCGGCGCCATCGCCTGCCTGTTCGCCCTGCCGTGGCTGGACACGTCGAAGGTGCGCTCGATGCGTTACCGTCCGACCGCCAAGGTCTATTTCATGATCTTCGTCGTGGCGTGCTGCATCCTGGGCCTCTGCGGCGCCAAGCTGCCGGATGACAAGGTGATCCCGCACCTGACCACCTTCAAGCTGATCGACGCTGACCTGAACAGCTTCGTGTGGCTCAGCCGCGTCGCCTCGCTGTACTACTTTGCCTTCTTCCTGGTGATCCTCCCGATCCTGGGCCTGAAGGAAAAGCCGCTGCCCGTGCCGGAATCGATCGCGTCGCCGGCGCTGACCGAGAAGAAGGGCTGA
- a CDS encoding cytochrome c1, translating into MLRKLSIIAAVAGLAFAGQALAAGHPLPPKDVKWSFEGPFGKFDQAQLQRGYKVYREVCASCHSMKLVSFRNLGDKGGPFYNEKYKNSNDNPWVKAIAKEYEVADIDSETGDPIKRPATSADHFPAPFPNEIAARGANGGALPPDMSLLAKARANGPDYIYSLLVGYVNPPAGLKIGPGQHYNPYMAGDLTAYWSGSHEKVPPGGFIAMAAPLKDGQVTFDDGTKSTLDQQAKDVSAFLMWAAEPKLEERKQTGFAVIIYLLLLSGLLYASYKRVWRNESH; encoded by the coding sequence ATGCTGCGCAAACTCTCCATCATCGCAGCCGTCGCGGGTCTGGCCTTCGCCGGCCAAGCGCTCGCCGCCGGTCACCCGCTGCCGCCCAAGGACGTCAAGTGGTCGTTCGAAGGCCCGTTCGGCAAGTTCGATCAGGCCCAGCTGCAGCGCGGCTACAAGGTCTATCGCGAGGTCTGTGCGTCGTGCCACTCGATGAAGCTGGTCAGCTTCCGCAACCTGGGCGACAAGGGCGGTCCGTTCTATAACGAGAAGTACAAGAACTCGAACGACAACCCGTGGGTCAAGGCGATCGCCAAGGAGTACGAGGTCGCCGACATCGACTCCGAGACCGGCGATCCGATCAAGCGTCCGGCGACCAGCGCCGATCACTTCCCCGCGCCGTTCCCGAACGAGATCGCCGCACGCGGCGCCAACGGCGGCGCCCTGCCGCCGGACATGTCGCTGCTGGCCAAGGCCCGTGCGAACGGTCCGGATTACATCTACTCGCTGCTGGTGGGTTACGTGAACCCGCCGGCTGGCCTGAAGATCGGTCCGGGGCAGCACTACAACCCCTACATGGCCGGCGATCTGACGGCCTACTGGTCGGGCTCGCATGAGAAGGTCCCGCCGGGCGGTTTCATCGCCATGGCCGCGCCGCTGAAGGATGGTCAGGTGACGTTTGACGACGGCACCAAGTCGACCCTCGACCAGCAGGCCAAGGACGTCTCGGCCTTCCTGATGTGGGCCGCTGAGCCCAAGCTGGAAGAGCGCAAGCAAACCGGCTTTGCCGTGATCATCTACCTCCTGCTGCTGAGCGGTCTGCTGTACGCCAGCTACAAGCGGGTGTGGCGCAACGAGTCGCACTAA